A single region of the Lactobacillus xylocopicola genome encodes:
- a CDS encoding FtsX-like permease family protein translates to MNKIIWKDFWQSVKHTKGQFLSILGLMMIGAFALVGLMVTGPDMRATGNHYAQSLNAADLTIIGNYGFDHEDTQEINQVKGIKNVEFGYMTDTVLKNSHTSFRIFSKPKTVGKYEVRRGRLPKQKNEIALADHYYPKYKVGQQVSFTEKKNILGTTLLKQKTFKVVGFVRSSQILSNVNLGQSNSGTGELKGYAVATPQAFNRTVYTTANITYQDLHGLDSYSREYTDRTSKHKKDLQAVLKKNAYRRQERINTAVAQKLSPQERKLQRAKQALQGAEQGLAAAEKQLASKRAELTAQKSQLQGVQPSAELSDQLQQAEIELASQTRILGSKKAKLQKSAKKTNLQISAGEHKIAQAKAQLKKMAPPSYSVYNRREVPGGDGNLVYTTVAQVVEDLAKVFPIFLYFVAALVTFTTMNRFIDEERINSGTLKALGYDDLVIINKFIFYGFLAGTVGTVIGIILGHTLMPQIVYHAYYQSLTIPPIEEHFQWQISLVALVLSWVSSVLPAYLTAKNEFREKPAALLLPKPPAAGSKILLEQIPLIWKHLSFTHKVTARNIFRYKKRMLMTIFGVCGAATLLFSGFAVKNSISTMNKRQFSDLIHYNLIVAQKTPSSAKQKKLLENKLHQNNVKAEMQVYYESMTKAVGRTGDTQDITLIVPSSSNQLNQYVHLNDRRARQPIALNNNGVVISERLASLLKVQKGSKITLTDQDNHQRTMKVAGITEMYMGHFAFMNRNQYRQVFKRKYQTNAHLVNLKAGSSQNTKKVAARYMSLDGVSGVVQNTAISQELDVVVQSLNMIMVVLIIVAGLLAIVILYNLTNINIAERIRELSTIKVLGFYDGEVTMYIYRETILLTGLGILVGYLTGDLLYRYILYVVPPDNVMFNPALSASSFLWPLGVIGIITLILGFIVNKQLKNLNMLEALQSVD, encoded by the coding sequence ATGAATAAGATAATTTGGAAAGACTTTTGGCAATCAGTTAAACACACAAAAGGACAGTTCTTATCTATCTTAGGACTAATGATGATTGGTGCCTTTGCCTTAGTTGGCTTGATGGTAACTGGCCCCGACATGCGTGCTACTGGTAACCACTACGCCCAGAGCCTAAATGCAGCTGATCTAACCATTATTGGTAATTATGGCTTTGACCATGAGGATACCCAAGAAATCAACCAGGTCAAAGGCATTAAAAATGTTGAATTTGGTTACATGACTGACACTGTCTTGAAAAACAGTCACACTAGTTTTCGGATCTTTTCAAAGCCAAAGACCGTAGGAAAGTACGAAGTAAGACGGGGACGCTTGCCTAAGCAAAAAAACGAAATTGCGCTTGCTGATCACTATTACCCTAAGTACAAGGTCGGCCAGCAAGTCAGTTTTACTGAAAAGAAAAATATCCTTGGCACCACCCTGCTTAAGCAGAAAACTTTTAAGGTAGTTGGCTTTGTCCGCTCGAGCCAGATCCTCTCTAATGTCAATTTGGGCCAAAGCAATAGCGGCACTGGTGAACTTAAAGGTTATGCTGTGGCAACACCGCAAGCCTTTAACCGGACGGTATACACTACCGCCAATATAACTTACCAAGACTTGCATGGACTTGATTCATACAGCCGCGAATACACTGACCGCACTAGTAAACATAAAAAAGACTTGCAGGCCGTTCTAAAGAAGAATGCTTATCGGCGACAAGAGCGGATTAATACTGCGGTCGCCCAGAAACTGTCCCCGCAGGAAAGAAAATTACAACGGGCCAAGCAAGCGCTGCAAGGTGCAGAGCAAGGACTTGCCGCAGCTGAAAAACAATTAGCAAGTAAGCGGGCCGAACTTACTGCGCAAAAGTCGCAACTTCAAGGAGTGCAGCCTTCTGCTGAACTCAGCGACCAGCTGCAGCAGGCTGAAATTGAGCTAGCTAGCCAAACAAGAATTTTGGGCAGTAAAAAAGCCAAACTGCAAAAAAGCGCCAAAAAAACTAACTTGCAAATTAGTGCAGGGGAGCACAAAATCGCCCAGGCCAAAGCGCAACTCAAAAAAATGGCCCCACCTTCATACAGTGTTTATAATCGGCGCGAAGTGCCTGGTGGCGATGGGAATCTGGTTTATACAACAGTTGCTCAAGTGGTCGAAGACCTGGCCAAGGTTTTTCCAATCTTCTTATACTTTGTTGCTGCACTAGTTACCTTTACGACGATGAACCGCTTCATCGATGAAGAACGAATTAATTCCGGTACGCTGAAGGCACTAGGTTACGATGATTTGGTGATCATCAATAAGTTTATTTTCTACGGCTTTTTAGCGGGGACAGTGGGAACGGTAATTGGTATTATTCTAGGTCACACCCTGATGCCGCAAATTGTCTACCACGCCTATTATCAATCTTTAACTATTCCACCAATTGAAGAACACTTCCAGTGGCAAATTAGTCTGGTGGCCTTAGTCTTGTCTTGGGTCAGTTCAGTTTTGCCTGCTTATTTAACCGCCAAAAATGAATTCCGGGAAAAACCAGCAGCTTTATTACTACCCAAGCCACCTGCCGCAGGTTCAAAAATCCTACTTGAGCAGATCCCCTTAATCTGGAAGCACTTGAGTTTTACCCACAAGGTTACCGCTCGCAATATCTTTCGTTACAAGAAACGGATGCTGATGACTATCTTTGGTGTCTGCGGGGCGGCCACCCTTCTCTTTTCAGGCTTTGCTGTCAAAAATTCGATTAGTACCATGAATAAGCGGCAGTTTTCTGACTTAATCCATTACAACCTAATTGTTGCGCAAAAAACACCTAGTTCAGCTAAGCAAAAAAAGCTACTCGAGAACAAATTGCACCAGAACAATGTTAAAGCAGAAATGCAAGTGTACTACGAATCAATGACTAAGGCTGTCGGCCGTACTGGCGATACGCAAGACATTACCTTGATTGTTCCCAGCTCAAGTAACCAGCTCAACCAGTATGTTCACCTGAATGACCGGCGGGCTAGGCAGCCAATTGCACTGAATAATAATGGTGTTGTTATCTCAGAGCGACTGGCTAGCCTTTTAAAGGTTCAAAAGGGGAGTAAAATCACCTTAACTGATCAAGACAACCACCAACGTACCATGAAAGTAGCTGGGATCACCGAAATGTATATGGGGCATTTTGCCTTTATGAATCGGAACCAATATCGTCAAGTATTTAAACGTAAATATCAGACCAATGCCCATCTAGTTAACTTAAAAGCAGGAAGCTCACAAAATACCAAAAAAGTCGCCGCTCGTTACATGTCCTTAGACGGTGTTAGTGGGGTCGTGCAGAATACTGCAATTAGTCAAGAACTCGACGTCGTGGTTCAGTCACTCAACATGATCATGGTCGTTTTGATTATCGTTGCCGGCCTATTAGCAATTGTCATTCTCTACAACCTAACCAATATCAATATCGCCGAACGAATCCGCGAACTATCGACTATAAAAGTGCTAGGTTTTTACGATGGTGAGGTCACAATGTACATCTACCGCGAAACCATCCTGTTAACTGGCCTGGGAATTCTAGTTGGCTATTTAACTGGTGACTTGCTCTACCGCTATATCCTGTACGTCGTACCGCCAGACAACGTCATGTTTAATCCGGCCCTGTCAGCTTCAAGTTTCTTGTGGCCGTTAGGTGTTATCGGCATCATTACTTTGATTCTCGGCTTCATTGTTAACAAGCAGCTGAAAAATCTAAACATGCTTGAAGCCTTGCAATCGGTTGATTAA
- a CDS encoding ABC transporter ATP-binding protein, giving the protein MSYIEVKHNYKRYQTGDTEILANNDVNFTINQGELAIILGASGAGKSTMLNILGGMDTNTSGEVIIDGQNIAKYNKRQLTSYRRTDIGFVFQFYNLIQNLTAKENVELAAEIVSDALDPVQALVDVGLKSRINNFPAELSGGEQQRVAIARAIAKNPKILLCDEPTGALDYQTGKSVLQTITNLSRNNGATVVIVTHNGALAPIADRVIHFHDGQVTKIEPNDHPEDIANIKW; this is encoded by the coding sequence ATGAGTTACATTGAAGTAAAGCACAACTATAAACGCTATCAAACCGGTGACACTGAGATTCTTGCTAATAATGACGTGAATTTCACGATTAATCAAGGCGAGCTGGCAATCATTCTTGGTGCATCCGGCGCTGGTAAGTCAACAATGCTCAACATTCTAGGGGGAATGGACACTAACACATCTGGGGAAGTGATTATCGACGGTCAAAATATTGCTAAATATAACAAGCGGCAACTGACCAGCTATCGGCGCACTGACATTGGTTTTGTTTTTCAGTTTTACAACTTAATTCAAAATCTGACGGCCAAGGAAAACGTCGAATTGGCTGCGGAAATTGTTTCTGATGCCTTAGACCCGGTGCAGGCCCTAGTAGATGTCGGCCTTAAGAGCAGAATCAACAACTTTCCCGCCGAATTATCAGGCGGTGAACAGCAACGTGTTGCCATTGCCCGGGCAATCGCTAAAAACCCCAAAATCCTGCTTTGCGATGAACCAACTGGTGCCCTTGACTATCAGACTGGTAAGAGCGTCCTGCAGACAATCACCAACTTAAGCCGCAACAATGGTGCGACCGTAGTTATCGTCACGCACAATGGCGCTTTGGCTCCGATTGCTGATCGCGTAATTCACTTTCACGATGGTCAGGTAACCAAAATTGAACCGAATGACCATCCCGAAGACATCGCCAATATTAAATGGTAA
- a CDS encoding Cof-type HAD-IIB family hydrolase encodes MKSIPFKAVAVDMDGTFENDKREFDQRRFEQVLTALREHHVHFIVSSGRPLSRLRQDFYDFLDRIDIVADNGSILTQDNKIIVRHVFTYKTGIKLLNFIQNNYPDIRIAASGLDRSYVSKKAPAQFKNTMHFFYPDMVEIANLVDLPSSDSLTKLTLNCSSSLANEIEKKFNQNNGEQIHCTTSGFDNIDVMPAGVNKGQGIKYFLRYFNVEPAELIAFGDGMNDREMIELAGYSYAMKNGDERLKKIAKYEAPSNNEMGVLQVLEQYLD; translated from the coding sequence ATGAAATCAATCCCTTTTAAGGCTGTGGCCGTCGATATGGATGGCACATTTGAAAACGATAAACGCGAGTTTGACCAGCGCCGATTTGAACAAGTCTTAACGGCCCTGCGTGAGCACCACGTCCACTTTATCGTCTCTAGTGGCAGACCTCTGTCCCGCTTGCGCCAAGACTTTTATGACTTTTTGGACCGCATCGATATCGTCGCCGATAATGGTTCGATTTTAACTCAAGATAACAAAATTATTGTGCGCCACGTTTTTACTTATAAAACTGGCATCAAACTACTCAACTTCATCCAAAACAACTATCCTGACATTCGGATTGCCGCAAGCGGTCTCGACCGCTCCTACGTTAGTAAAAAGGCACCGGCGCAGTTCAAAAACACGATGCACTTTTTTTATCCGGATATGGTCGAAATTGCCAACTTGGTTGACCTTCCCAGTAGCGATAGCCTGACCAAGTTGACGCTCAACTGTTCATCTAGCCTAGCTAATGAAATCGAAAAAAAGTTCAACCAGAACAATGGTGAACAAATTCACTGTACTACCAGCGGCTTTGATAATATCGATGTAATGCCTGCTGGCGTTAACAAGGGACAAGGAATCAAGTATTTCTTACGCTATTTTAACGTTGAACCAGCAGAGTTAATTGCCTTTGGTGACGGCATGAACGACCGCGAAATGATTGAGCTGGCTGGTTACAGTTATGCCATGAAAAATGGTGATGAACGCTTGAAAAAAATTGCCAAGTATGAAGCACCAAGTAACAATGAGATGGGCGTATTACAAGTACTTGAACAGTATTTGGACTAG
- a CDS encoding APC family permease, producing the protein MEELNSKKKYLSWPVLTLMAFCTVIGLDDIMYNFQNQGMPVVTSWIIMCLFYVIPYSLMVGQLGSVFNNEGGGLSSWVRGTNGEFLGYFTAWTYWAASIPYAVDSANEIIVDIGWALTGSEKFQSQISNAKFALLTFAMFIIFIIIEHYFSHSMEILSTIGGGLMLIMTLMFVLLAFLGLAKSGGHMATQPFTWHTLVPNFNMHYWTTIAMLIFALNGCELVAPYVTKMKQPKSDFPKAMVALAVMTIFLTVFGSFALGIYFDSYHIPNDLKMNGAYYVFDMVGQQYGLGKTLLYVWAWTSVFYNAALLAVLLDAMTRMLISDTGDKYMPRFLQKKDQNGLPINGYILTVALSAFIMLLGIFLPDMNDIFNWLLNLNGIISPGVTCWIFYSFMQIRKNPQKFPADYVFLKNDRLGYWAGFFLLIVTAVATILGIAPQDIKQFSGYWWYELIINIIAVVVLIGLGAILPSIRRREERYGLAFSRGQWVTMLAVVCGSIVFDLYFAEQNQLLNGQVLSLGQVHLGLNIILIMVENLIAILICWLVGKRKPTAN; encoded by the coding sequence GTGGAGGAATTAAATTCCAAGAAAAAATATCTGTCATGGCCCGTTTTGACCTTAATGGCGTTTTGCACGGTAATCGGGCTCGACGATATCATGTACAATTTCCAAAACCAGGGAATGCCCGTTGTTACCTCATGGATTATCATGTGTCTTTTTTATGTCATTCCATATTCCTTGATGGTCGGACAGCTCGGTTCAGTCTTTAATAATGAAGGTGGCGGGCTATCTTCCTGGGTGCGCGGTACCAACGGGGAATTTTTGGGTTATTTTACTGCTTGGACCTACTGGGCAGCTTCAATCCCCTATGCCGTGGACTCTGCCAATGAAATTATTGTTGATATTGGCTGGGCGTTGACCGGTTCGGAAAAATTCCAAAGCCAAATTTCTAATGCTAAGTTCGCACTCCTAACCTTTGCCATGTTCATCATTTTTATAATCATTGAGCATTACTTTTCTCATTCAATGGAAATTTTGTCGACCATCGGCGGTGGTCTGATGCTGATCATGACCCTGATGTTTGTCCTGTTAGCTTTTTTGGGATTGGCTAAGTCTGGGGGACACATGGCAACCCAGCCTTTTACCTGGCACACGCTGGTGCCCAACTTTAACATGCACTACTGGACAACCATTGCCATGCTCATCTTTGCTCTTAACGGGTGCGAATTGGTCGCGCCTTACGTAACCAAAATGAAGCAGCCGAAGTCCGACTTTCCCAAAGCTATGGTCGCCCTGGCCGTAATGACTATTTTCCTGACTGTTTTTGGGTCTTTTGCACTAGGAATTTACTTTGACAGCTATCATATTCCCAACGACCTCAAAATGAACGGGGCTTACTATGTCTTTGACATGGTGGGCCAGCAATACGGTCTGGGCAAAACCCTGCTATACGTGTGGGCCTGGACTTCTGTTTTTTACAATGCAGCGTTGCTCGCGGTATTACTTGACGCCATGACACGGATGCTGATTTCCGATACCGGGGACAAGTATATGCCACGCTTTTTACAGAAAAAAGACCAAAATGGCCTCCCCATCAATGGCTACATTCTTACCGTCGCCTTATCAGCTTTCATTATGCTCTTGGGCATCTTCCTGCCTGATATGAATGATATTTTTAACTGGTTACTCAACCTGAACGGCATTATCTCTCCAGGTGTAACCTGCTGGATCTTCTATTCCTTCATGCAGATTCGCAAAAATCCCCAAAAATTTCCAGCTGATTATGTTTTCTTAAAAAACGACCGGCTGGGATACTGGGCTGGCTTCTTTCTCCTAATTGTTACTGCTGTAGCAACAATTCTGGGCATTGCACCGCAAGATATCAAACAGTTTAGCGGCTACTGGTGGTATGAATTAATTATCAACATCATTGCGGTAGTAGTTTTAATCGGGCTTGGTGCCATCTTACCAAGTATTAGACGCCGCGAAGAACGGTACGGCCTGGCCTTTAGCCGCGGGCAATGGGTTACGATGCTAGCAGTTGTTTGCGGCTCGATCGTTTTTGATCTCTACTTTGCAGAGCAAAACCAGCTCCTTAATGGTCAAGTGCTGAGTCTGGGCCAGGTGCATTTGGGGCTAAATATTATATTAATTATGGTCGAAAACCTTATTGCAATTCTCATTTGCTGGTTAGTTGGCAAAAGAAAGCCAACTGCGAATTAG
- a CDS encoding YebC/PmpR family DNA-binding transcriptional regulator produces the protein MSGHSKWHNIQGRKNAQDAKRGKIFQKLSREIYMAAKNGGPDPSGNPNLRMVMDKAHANNMPKTNIDRALKKAEGNSDEHYDEITYEGYAPGGVAIFVEALTDNKNRTASSVRVAFTRNGGSLGASGSVAYMFNRKGYIVIDRSTTDADEDQMLLDVMDAGGDDLQTSDDAFEIYTDPKQFAQVRDALVKAGYKLANAELTMIPENTMAVPEEKQDQFNNLVEALEDDEDIQNVYTAAADED, from the coding sequence ATGTCAGGACATTCAAAATGGCACAATATTCAAGGCCGCAAGAATGCGCAAGACGCAAAAAGAGGTAAAATTTTTCAAAAGTTATCTCGTGAAATATACATGGCTGCAAAAAACGGTGGTCCTGACCCTTCTGGGAATCCAAACTTACGAATGGTAATGGACAAGGCCCATGCCAACAACATGCCCAAGACCAATATTGATCGTGCCCTTAAAAAGGCTGAAGGAAATTCAGATGAGCATTATGATGAAATTACTTATGAAGGCTATGCGCCAGGAGGTGTTGCCATCTTTGTTGAAGCTTTAACTGATAACAAAAATCGGACTGCCTCTTCAGTGCGTGTTGCCTTCACCCGTAATGGTGGTTCACTTGGTGCCAGCGGATCGGTTGCCTACATGTTCAACCGTAAGGGTTACATTGTGATTGACCGGTCAACCACAGATGCTGATGAAGACCAGATGCTGCTAGACGTGATGGACGCCGGTGGTGATGACTTGCAGACCAGTGATGATGCCTTTGAAATCTACACTGATCCAAAACAATTTGCGCAAGTCCGCGATGCCCTGGTCAAGGCGGGATATAAGTTAGCAAACGCTGAGTTAACGATGATCCCAGAAAATACGATGGCAGTTCCAGAAGAAAAGCAGGACCAGTTTAATAACTTAGTTGAAGCCTTAGAAGATGATGAAGACATTCAAAATGTCTACACGGCAGCAGCTGACGAAGACTAA
- a CDS encoding aldo/keto reductase has product MEYAKIGKTNLKVSKLCLGGMSFGQAGTMHDWTLDKDQTEEMVRHALDLGINFFDTANSYSAGTGEEYLGQALKNNVPREQVVIASKVYFNPGRLSREAIKREIDGTLTRLGTDYLDLYIIHRFDYETPIEETMSTLNDLVKAGKVRALGASAMYGYQFYNMQLVARDHGWTTFSAMENHYNLLYREDERELIPICKQMDVALMPYSSLAAGRLARPTWSAGTVRSKTDRVAKGKYDHTQETDRAIAERVHELAQKHDATMVQIALAWMWAKGVTAPIIGATKIKYLDDAAGAFKVKLTNDERKYLEELYVPHNIVGAVDQNPPEGTILLDQDKENKNQ; this is encoded by the coding sequence GTGGAATACGCAAAGATTGGAAAGACGAATCTTAAGGTATCAAAATTGTGTTTGGGCGGAATGAGTTTCGGGCAGGCAGGAACGATGCATGACTGGACACTCGATAAGGACCAGACAGAAGAGATGGTTAGACATGCACTAGACCTGGGCATCAACTTCTTTGACACTGCCAATAGCTATTCGGCCGGAACGGGTGAAGAGTATCTGGGTCAAGCACTAAAAAATAATGTTCCAAGAGAGCAAGTAGTAATTGCCTCTAAAGTCTACTTTAATCCGGGTAGGTTATCGCGGGAAGCAATTAAGCGCGAAATCGACGGAACTTTGACACGACTAGGAACCGATTATTTAGACCTCTACATTATCCACCGCTTTGATTACGAAACTCCGATTGAGGAAACGATGTCAACTTTGAATGATCTGGTTAAGGCCGGGAAAGTGCGTGCGCTTGGTGCCTCAGCCATGTATGGCTACCAGTTTTATAACATGCAGCTGGTTGCCCGTGACCATGGGTGGACGACATTTTCAGCAATGGAAAACCACTATAATTTGCTATACCGTGAGGACGAACGCGAACTAATCCCGATCTGCAAGCAGATGGATGTAGCACTAATGCCTTATAGTTCACTGGCAGCGGGTCGCTTGGCACGACCAACCTGGTCAGCTGGCACTGTGCGCAGTAAGACGGATCGGGTGGCTAAGGGAAAGTATGACCACACCCAGGAAACTGATCGGGCTATTGCTGAGCGCGTTCATGAACTGGCGCAAAAACATGATGCAACAATGGTTCAGATTGCTTTGGCCTGGATGTGGGCCAAGGGTGTAACCGCACCAATTATTGGTGCTACGAAGATTAAGTATTTGGACGATGCGGCTGGTGCCTTTAAAGTCAAGCTAACGAATGATGAACGCAAATATTTGGAAGAGTTGTACGTGCCCCACAATATTGTGGGTGCAGTTGACCAGAATCCGCCAGAAGGAACAATTTTACTCGACCAAGACAAAGAAAACAAAAACCAATGA
- a CDS encoding NAD(P)H-dependent oxidoreductase, producing MTVLVFHPHLNESRVNQRLMAEITKYRSDKVIVWDEYAMYPDGKIDVQAEQQLLMASDRIVLQFPFYWYSSPSLLKKWEDEVLLHGWAYGSGGTALHGKELLLAISAGAAPEKYHIYGEFGYTMEDMLLPFMATSNLIGTKFVEPFILQGVMQNLTDEQLEDYARNYVDYILKSK from the coding sequence ATGACAGTATTAGTTTTTCATCCTCACCTCAATGAATCACGGGTTAATCAGCGGTTAATGGCAGAAATTACCAAATACCGCTCAGATAAGGTGATCGTCTGGGATGAATATGCGATGTATCCAGACGGAAAGATTGATGTTCAGGCGGAACAACAACTATTAATGGCAAGTGATCGAATAGTGTTGCAATTTCCGTTTTACTGGTACAGTTCACCAAGCCTGCTAAAAAAGTGGGAAGATGAAGTGCTGCTCCACGGTTGGGCTTATGGGTCGGGTGGTACTGCTCTGCATGGCAAGGAGCTACTTTTGGCTATTTCAGCCGGAGCTGCTCCCGAGAAATATCATATCTATGGTGAATTTGGCTATACCATGGAGGATATGTTATTGCCATTCATGGCGACCAGTAATTTAATTGGTACTAAATTTGTTGAACCCTTTATTTTACAAGGAGTAATGCAGAATTTAACAGACGAGCAGCTGGAGGATTATGCACGGAATTACGTCGATTACATTTTAAAAAGTAAGTAA
- the comGA gene encoding competence type IV pilus ATPase ComGA, whose protein sequence is MRIKEVVNSLIENAIKVHTSDIFFLVQHQQIMVKFRTISGITNQTTFGFNEGREIINFLKFAAQMDIAEHRRPQVGAFEYEYQQVKYYLRLSSIGDFTDCESLVIRIIYQVNDGSYFFTEQIEQLKDLSQKRGLVVTSGPTGSGKTTTMYKLAKYVGQRQMVMTIEDPVEINEEAFLQTQVNLEAGITYTSLLEAALRHRPDILIIGEIRNASTARLAVDAALSGHLVFATVHAKSTLQTISRLESLKINTNELSNCLTAVCYQRLLPTAGGFSCLMDIASGAVLQSKIAQKKRGNHVEWTKHLVGLKERGEISAEVFDQFKAG, encoded by the coding sequence ATGCGAATTAAAGAAGTGGTCAACAGCCTAATTGAAAATGCAATTAAGGTCCATACCAGTGATATTTTTTTCTTAGTGCAGCATCAGCAGATTATGGTTAAGTTCCGTACTATCAGCGGAATTACTAACCAGACCACCTTTGGGTTTAATGAAGGTCGAGAAATTATTAACTTTTTGAAGTTTGCCGCACAGATGGACATTGCTGAGCACCGTCGACCCCAAGTTGGCGCATTTGAATATGAATATCAACAAGTCAAGTATTACTTACGCTTATCAAGCATTGGTGATTTTACTGATTGTGAATCCTTGGTAATCAGGATTATTTATCAGGTAAATGATGGTAGTTATTTCTTTACCGAACAGATTGAGCAATTGAAAGACCTGTCCCAAAAACGTGGTCTAGTTGTTACCAGTGGGCCAACCGGCTCCGGCAAGACCACGACCATGTATAAATTGGCCAAGTATGTTGGTCAGAGGCAGATGGTAATGACAATTGAAGATCCGGTTGAAATTAATGAGGAGGCTTTTTTACAGACACAAGTTAATCTGGAAGCCGGCATTACCTACACTAGTCTACTGGAAGCAGCATTACGCCACCGCCCAGATATTTTAATCATCGGTGAGATTAGAAACGCATCAACGGCCCGGTTGGCTGTTGATGCCGCCTTGAGTGGTCATTTGGTGTTTGCAACGGTTCATGCCAAAAGCACGCTGCAGACTATTTCACGTTTGGAGAGCTTAAAGATCAATACAAATGAGCTAAGTAATTGTCTGACAGCTGTTTGCTACCAGCGTTTGTTGCCAACTGCCGGGGGCTTCTCCTGTTTGATGGATATTGCTAGTGGGGCAGTTTTACAAAGTAAAATTGCCCAAAAAAAACGCGGTAATCACGTTGAATGGACCAAACACTTAGTTGGTTTGAAAGAAAGGGGTGAAATTAGTGCGGAAGTATTTGATCAATTCAAAGCAGGATAA
- a CDS encoding type II secretion system F family protein, whose amino-acid sequence MRKYLINSKQDKLTSQERLNFLDYLQNSLSNGFSLNASLELMPILWPERQNLINRLSEGIQTGTSLGKELLRLGFSKTVAAQIDLAMEQGSLSECLEQLATLDRLKNEQIKKLKTELSYPLVLTGMMICLLLFMQTFVSSQFTEAGEHTGDILLVGLLGLGLFFVYYLVQVLNLLKKQDYRSLSKLAHYPLVGPLVQLYVKYLLVYDVAMLISSGFSLQKMCEYAMRQEAGSLQQFIGAKVGEQLAAGKGLKEIVEKEAFLPNELLLLLQTGSKKNDLGSRCLLLGQTLFADLTGKIEKLIINVQPFCFILIGLGVIGMYLKLLLPMYTMMQSI is encoded by the coding sequence GTGCGGAAGTATTTGATCAATTCAAAGCAGGATAAGTTGACGAGTCAGGAACGGTTGAATTTTCTAGATTACCTGCAAAATAGCCTGTCCAATGGCTTTTCCCTGAATGCCAGCCTTGAGTTAATGCCAATCCTATGGCCTGAGCGGCAGAACTTAATTAATAGACTCAGCGAAGGAATTCAGACGGGGACAAGTCTAGGCAAGGAACTGCTTAGACTGGGCTTTTCTAAAACAGTGGCTGCTCAGATTGACCTGGCAATGGAACAGGGGAGCTTGTCCGAGTGCCTGGAGCAACTGGCTACGCTCGACCGCTTAAAAAACGAACAGATTAAAAAACTCAAGACAGAGTTATCGTATCCCCTAGTTTTGACAGGGATGATGATCTGCTTGTTATTGTTTATGCAGACTTTTGTCTCAAGCCAGTTCACTGAAGCGGGCGAACATACGGGGGACATTTTGCTGGTTGGCTTACTGGGCTTGGGTTTGTTCTTTGTTTACTACTTGGTGCAGGTCTTAAACCTACTTAAAAAACAGGACTACCGATCTTTGTCCAAATTAGCGCATTATCCGCTTGTCGGTCCGCTCGTCCAGCTCTATGTTAAGTACTTGTTGGTTTATGATGTGGCGATGCTCATTTCAAGTGGTTTTTCACTACAAAAAATGTGTGAGTATGCTATGCGACAAGAAGCCGGGTCGTTGCAACAATTTATTGGGGCTAAGGTGGGTGAGCAGCTGGCCGCTGGCAAGGGCTTGAAAGAAATAGTTGAGAAAGAAGCCTTTCTACCCAACGAGTTGTTACTGCTACTTCAGACTGGTTCGAAAAAGAATGATTTGGGTAGCCGTTGCCTGCTTCTAGGCCAGACACTTTTTGCCGATTTAACAGGTAAAATTGAAAAATTAATTATTAATGTCCAGCCATTTTGTTTTATCTTAATTGGCTTAGGGGTGATTGGGATGTATTTAAAGTTACTATTGCCAATGTATACCATGATGCAAAGTATTTAG
- the comGC gene encoding competence type IV pilus major pilin ComGC: MKKKMKKYLLNIIAKTRKAQGFTLIEMVVVVAIIVMLLLVIAPNLMKQKQGANDKTSDAFKTTLQTQVNLYEDDKDRNSKEISFKNMFDDGYLTKRQLEKAKNYRVNNGVVEKN; the protein is encoded by the coding sequence ATGAAAAAGAAAATGAAAAAGTATCTGCTTAACATTATTGCTAAAACTAGAAAAGCTCAAGGCTTTACGCTGATTGAGATGGTTGTAGTGGTTGCTATTATTGTGATGCTTTTGCTGGTTATTGCACCCAACTTAATGAAGCAGAAGCAGGGCGCAAATGACAAAACAAGTGATGCCTTTAAGACTACCTTGCAGACGCAGGTTAATCTTTATGAAGATGACAAGGACCGTAACAGTAAAGAAATCAGCTTCAAAAACATGTTTGATGACGGTTACTTAACTAAACGACAATTAGAAAAGGCTAAGAATTATCGGGTAAATAACGGTGTGGTTGAAAAGAACTAG